A genomic region of Catalinimonas niigatensis contains the following coding sequences:
- a CDS encoding shikimate dehydrogenase family protein, which produces MKNLYGLIGYRLSHSFSKKYFSNKFEKEKIVDSSYELFELEDIQEFPEVVAQHPNIRGINVTIPYKQQVMRYLDELDSSAKQVGAVNTIKFMGNKRIGYNTDYYGFKESLENWLGAIQSKKALILGTGGASRAVKCALYALNIDFLMVSREATERAISYGELQKNYDLKEYPLIINTTPLGMSPNVDTFPDIAYEQLSTIHFCYDLVYNPEVTTFMKKAEEKGAAVKNGLEMLHLQAEKSWEIWNQ; this is translated from the coding sequence ATGAAAAACTTGTACGGACTTATAGGCTATCGTCTGAGCCATTCTTTTTCCAAGAAATACTTTAGCAACAAGTTTGAGAAGGAGAAGATAGTAGATTCCAGCTATGAGCTCTTTGAGTTGGAAGATATTCAGGAGTTTCCCGAAGTGGTAGCCCAACATCCTAATATCAGAGGCATAAATGTGACCATTCCCTATAAACAACAAGTAATGCGGTATCTGGATGAGCTGGATAGTAGTGCCAAGCAAGTGGGGGCCGTAAATACTATTAAATTTATGGGAAACAAACGTATTGGTTATAATACCGATTACTATGGTTTCAAAGAGTCATTAGAAAATTGGCTTGGAGCTATCCAGAGCAAGAAAGCTTTGATTCTGGGAACAGGTGGAGCCTCTCGGGCAGTAAAATGTGCGCTTTATGCTTTAAATATTGATTTTCTCATGGTATCCAGGGAAGCTACAGAGCGGGCAATAAGCTATGGAGAATTACAGAAAAATTACGACCTGAAGGAGTATCCGCTCATCATCAATACTACACCACTGGGAATGTCACCCAATGTAGATACTTTTCCGGATATCGCTTATGAACAACTGAGTACCATCCACTTTTGCTATGATTTAGTGTATAATCCTGAAGTGACAACATTTATGAAAAAGGCAGAAGAAAAAGGAGCAGCAGTGAAAAATGGATTGGAAATGCTGCACTTACAGGCTGAAAAAAGCTGGGAAATCTGGAATCAATGA
- a CDS encoding homocysteine S-methyltransferase family protein: protein MNIAKEKLYHSLNERILILDGAMGTMIQGYKLEEKDFRNDALKDHSHPLKGNNDLLSITRPDVIREIHAIYFEAGADIAETNTFSSTSIAQADYGLEHLVFDLNYQSAKIAREVADEFTAREPHKPRFVAGSLGPTNRTASLSPDVNDPGYRAITFDQLVEAYQEQALGLIEGGVDLLLVETVFDTLNAKAALFALNSLLEDKELDIPIMVSGTITDASGRTLSGQTTQAFWTSVMHGNLFSIGLNCALGARDLLPYIKELDKHATCHVSAHPNAGLPNEFGEYDQAPEQMAQELEPFLKHGHLNILGGCCGTTPGHIRRIAELAAKYPPRTFKQTAVSEA, encoded by the coding sequence ATGAATATCGCAAAAGAAAAGCTGTATCATTCGTTGAATGAAAGAATTTTGATATTGGACGGAGCCATGGGAACCATGATCCAGGGCTATAAGCTGGAGGAAAAAGATTTCCGCAACGACGCTCTGAAAGATCATTCTCATCCGCTTAAAGGAAATAATGACCTTCTGTCTATTACACGTCCGGATGTGATCAGAGAGATTCATGCCATCTATTTTGAGGCAGGTGCAGATATCGCAGAGACCAACACTTTCAGTTCAACTTCTATTGCACAGGCTGATTATGGCCTGGAGCATCTGGTATTTGATCTAAACTACCAGTCAGCCAAAATTGCCCGAGAGGTAGCCGATGAGTTTACTGCCCGGGAGCCTCACAAACCACGCTTTGTGGCTGGTTCCTTAGGCCCAACGAACCGTACTGCCTCTCTTTCACCTGATGTCAACGATCCCGGCTACCGAGCCATTACTTTTGATCAGTTGGTAGAGGCTTATCAGGAGCAAGCTTTAGGCCTGATAGAAGGAGGAGTAGATCTTTTACTGGTTGAGACTGTATTTGACACCCTCAACGCCAAAGCAGCTCTCTTTGCGCTTAACTCTCTGCTGGAAGATAAAGAACTGGATATCCCTATCATGGTGTCAGGTACCATTACCGATGCCAGCGGACGTACTTTATCCGGGCAAACCACACAAGCCTTCTGGACCTCAGTCATGCATGGAAACCTATTCAGTATTGGGCTCAACTGTGCTCTTGGCGCACGTGACCTGCTGCCTTATATCAAAGAGTTGGATAAGCATGCTACCTGCCATGTATCGGCCCATCCTAACGCTGGCTTGCCCAATGAGTTTGGTGAATATGATCAGGCCCCAGAGCAGATGGCCCAGGAGTTGGAACCCTTCCTCAAGCATGGTCACCTTAATATCCTGGGTGGTTGCTGTGGTACTACCCCCGGCCATATACGCCGGATTGCAGAATTGGCAGCCAAGTATCCGCCAAGAACTTTTAAGCAAACAGCTGTTTCCGAAGCCTGA
- a CDS encoding 1-(5-phosphoribosyl)-5-[(5-phosphoribosylamino)methylideneamino]imidazole-4-carboxamide isomerase — protein sequence MQLRKIQIIPSISILSNKITRLQQGNFSREQVYEESPIDLAKKFEDHGITKLQLVDLDGTRSGKPIHYHVLEAIAGHTNLEVDFAGGINTDGDVNKAFESGARRITAATLAVKNPEEFASWVISYGREKIVLGGDAITGTREGRKIAIQGWQQDTGINLFDHVEYFYSRSLKFLKTSDISKEGNIEGPSFELYRDLMDKFPGIKLIASGGVQRLEDIEHLRDLGLYGVVFGRAYYEGKIKLKEIERFIAKQPA from the coding sequence ATGCAACTAAGGAAAATACAGATCATCCCCTCTATTTCTATTCTGAGTAATAAAATTACACGTTTACAACAGGGTAATTTTTCTCGGGAACAGGTATATGAAGAAAGTCCCATTGACCTGGCTAAAAAATTTGAAGACCATGGCATTACTAAACTACAATTGGTAGATCTGGATGGTACCCGTAGTGGCAAACCTATACATTACCATGTTTTGGAGGCCATAGCCGGTCATACCAACCTTGAAGTGGATTTTGCCGGTGGCATCAACACCGATGGTGATGTCAACAAAGCTTTTGAATCAGGAGCCCGTCGTATTACAGCGGCTACCCTAGCTGTAAAAAACCCCGAAGAATTTGCTTCCTGGGTAATTTCTTATGGTAGAGAAAAGATTGTACTGGGAGGTGATGCTATAACCGGTACCCGCGAGGGCAGAAAAATAGCGATACAAGGCTGGCAGCAGGATACAGGCATCAACCTGTTTGACCACGTAGAATATTTCTATAGTCGGAGTCTTAAATTTCTCAAGACCAGCGATATCTCTAAGGAAGGAAATATTGAAGGGCCTTCTTTTGAGTTATACCGAGATCTAATGGATAAATTTCCCGGCATCAAACTGATTGCCAGCGGAGGAGTGCAGCGCCTGGAGGATATAGAACACTTACGAGACCTGGGCTTATACGGCGTAGTATTCGGACGTGCCTACTACGAAGGGAAAATTAAGCTTAAGGAAATTGAGCGTTTTATAGCTAAACAACCTGCCTGA
- a CDS encoding geranylgeranylglycerol-phosphate geranylgeranyltransferase — MKVARFAHQGKSMLTGFARVARVHNLVILALTQYFTAIFLADIHTTWEGYAKDYELFLLIFSTTIIAAGGYLINDYYDIKIDYINKPDRVVVGKVLKRRYVMIAHTLLNLIGIGIGFYLSWKVGAINFMAAFLLWLYSNQLKRLPLIGNLAIAVLSGLAVWVVSIYFPQNQLLVYTYAVFAFAISLVREIIKDIEDMQGDESFGCKTLPILLGVRYTKMFLYFLSALFIFLLFFMSGILGNETLITYFLILTIPITYFIVRLVYADTKKKFGFLSDFCKLLMLSGILSMTFF; from the coding sequence ATGAAGGTTGCCAGGTTTGCTCACCAAGGAAAGTCTATGCTCACCGGTTTTGCCAGAGTAGCCCGTGTGCATAATCTCGTTATCCTGGCATTGACGCAATATTTTACCGCCATTTTCCTGGCAGATATACACACTACCTGGGAAGGCTACGCCAAAGATTATGAGCTTTTTCTGCTGATATTTTCTACTACAATCATTGCGGCTGGCGGCTATCTGATCAATGATTACTATGACATCAAGATAGATTATATCAATAAGCCGGATAGGGTAGTGGTAGGTAAAGTGTTGAAAAGAAGGTATGTGATGATTGCCCACACATTACTCAATCTGATAGGTATTGGAATAGGTTTTTACCTTTCCTGGAAGGTAGGGGCCATAAATTTCATGGCGGCCTTTTTACTTTGGTTGTATTCCAATCAGCTCAAACGTTTGCCACTGATCGGAAATTTGGCAATTGCTGTACTTTCAGGGCTTGCTGTTTGGGTAGTTTCCATATACTTTCCGCAGAATCAACTCTTGGTTTACACTTACGCTGTTTTTGCTTTTGCTATTTCTCTGGTCAGGGAAATCATCAAAGATATCGAAGATATGCAGGGAGATGAATCTTTTGGTTGTAAAACACTTCCAATCCTGCTGGGAGTGCGCTACACCAAGATGTTTTTATATTTCCTGTCAGCACTATTTATCTTTCTATTATTTTTCATGTCAGGGATACTGGGTAATGAGACGCTGATTACGTATTTTCTGATCCTGACCATTCCTATTACCTACTTTATCGTACGTTTGGTCTATGCAGATACTAAAAAGAAGTTTGGCTTCTTAAGTGATTTTTGTAAACTACTGATGCTCAGTGGTATCCTAAGCATGACATTTTTTTGA
- a CDS encoding WD40/YVTN/BNR-like repeat-containing protein has product MRYLQILSLLGLLFLMLSCEEEDNEGKLPLQEWTYTGLGDRYVVKVEVKGDWVYAATQQGMYKQRVGSNDTLWINAGLSGMEITDFIFLETEHVLASVSLNNSNPSHTLYMSHDGGAHWTAMNTNFGGQEGAVSCQALDYDPHNPQIIFGRGNYNVTKSTDGGQSWSSVFADWDNIGYQADLIKVYDEDPDIVWAGGETSIFSPYMIKSTDGGQNWQPVQVPSQGDNAVYSIVIHPNDPQQLLAGMEGQVIASQNGGSSWEVVLMPDNYSYFLDLQMSLEEEGKVYAAGTDGGNNLGDVIIYTSNNFGEGWSTVRHQGQEGKRYAAHDLGLYSIGEEEAMYVATNHGVFIYKP; this is encoded by the coding sequence ATGAGATATCTACAGATACTCTCTTTGCTTGGCTTGTTATTTTTAATGCTTTCCTGCGAAGAGGAGGATAATGAAGGAAAACTGCCTTTGCAGGAATGGACCTATACCGGCCTGGGCGATCGCTATGTGGTTAAGGTAGAAGTTAAAGGTGATTGGGTATATGCAGCTACCCAACAAGGCATGTATAAGCAAAGAGTAGGCAGTAATGACACCCTATGGATAAATGCTGGTTTATCCGGCATGGAAATAACCGATTTTATTTTCCTTGAAACGGAGCATGTATTGGCCAGTGTAAGCCTGAATAATAGCAATCCCTCCCATACTTTATATATGAGCCATGACGGAGGTGCTCACTGGACTGCCATGAATACTAACTTTGGAGGGCAGGAGGGAGCCGTTAGCTGTCAGGCTTTGGACTATGACCCGCATAATCCCCAAATAATTTTTGGCAGAGGTAATTACAATGTGACCAAATCTACTGATGGTGGCCAAAGCTGGTCTAGTGTATTTGCAGATTGGGATAATATTGGTTACCAGGCGGACCTTATAAAGGTCTATGACGAAGACCCTGACATCGTTTGGGCCGGAGGCGAAACCAGCATTTTTTCTCCTTACATGATCAAATCTACTGATGGCGGACAAAACTGGCAGCCAGTACAGGTGCCTTCTCAGGGAGATAACGCTGTGTATTCTATAGTAATCCATCCTAACGACCCACAGCAGTTATTGGCAGGTATGGAAGGGCAGGTAATTGCATCTCAGAATGGTGGTAGCAGTTGGGAAGTTGTGCTCATGCCAGATAATTACAGCTACTTTCTGGATCTGCAAATGAGCCTGGAAGAAGAAGGAAAAGTGTACGCAGCAGGTACCGACGGTGGAAATAATCTGGGAGATGTCATTATTTATACATCCAATAATTTTGGTGAGGGCTGGAGTACTGTTCGTCATCAAGGACAAGAAGGCAAACGATATGCAGCACATGATCTGGGTTTGTATTCAATAGGTGAAGAGGAAGCTATGTATGTAGCCACCAATCATGGGGTATTTATCTATAAACCTTAG
- the porV gene encoding type IX secretion system outer membrane channel protein PorV, which translates to MLKLKNCLPAIALLIFLGNISLAQSVILGQEGQKLPITAAPFLQITPDARTAGLGEAGVASSPDANAAYWNPAKLVLLPERSNLAFSYTPWLSKVVSDMYLYHMSAAQKLAEKNALGLSVTYFDMGDIQLTNASGTYIFLENPHDLSISLSYAHKLGKQWSVGGSAKYIESNYAATSTASGNPQNSVGLAVDLGALYQTEMALFQQNTLLALGINLANLGPKMHLLGTEQFLPANLSLGSSLSSQLTSNHRMTWLVHLSKLLVPSPPVYELDQNGQIIGMTGKDPNRGWFSGTFGSFTDAPDGFSEELSEIRIGTGLEYAFKESVELRAGYYRDSQDKGDRRYFTTGLGLRYRVISLDLAYLLPSGTKPGRTHPLQETLRVGLQLRFGGKV; encoded by the coding sequence ATGCTAAAACTAAAAAACTGTTTGCCTGCTATCGCATTACTCATCTTCCTGGGGAATATCTCTTTAGCTCAGTCAGTTATCCTTGGGCAAGAGGGGCAAAAATTACCTATTACCGCTGCCCCCTTTTTACAGATCACGCCCGATGCCCGTACTGCTGGTTTGGGAGAGGCAGGAGTAGCATCTTCTCCTGATGCCAACGCAGCTTATTGGAATCCCGCCAAACTGGTACTGCTACCAGAAAGAAGTAATCTTGCTTTCTCCTACACACCCTGGCTTTCCAAAGTGGTGAGCGATATGTACCTCTATCATATGTCTGCTGCTCAGAAGTTGGCAGAGAAGAATGCTTTGGGACTTTCTGTCACTTATTTTGATATGGGTGATATACAACTTACCAATGCATCCGGTACTTATATTTTTCTGGAGAATCCACATGATCTGTCAATCTCACTTTCCTATGCCCATAAGCTGGGTAAGCAATGGAGTGTGGGAGGAAGCGCCAAGTATATAGAAAGTAATTATGCAGCTACCAGTACGGCTAGCGGCAATCCTCAAAACTCCGTAGGACTGGCCGTGGATTTAGGGGCATTGTACCAAACAGAGATGGCTCTTTTTCAGCAAAACACGTTGCTTGCTTTGGGCATTAATCTGGCCAATCTTGGTCCGAAGATGCACCTCCTGGGTACAGAACAATTTTTACCAGCGAACTTAAGCTTAGGTTCTTCCCTCAGTTCACAGCTTACTTCCAATCATCGTATGACCTGGTTGGTTCATTTGAGTAAGCTGCTGGTACCAAGCCCTCCTGTGTATGAATTAGACCAGAACGGTCAGATCATTGGTATGACAGGTAAAGATCCCAATCGGGGATGGTTCAGCGGAACTTTTGGTTCTTTCACAGATGCACCAGATGGCTTTTCTGAAGAGTTAAGTGAAATAAGGATCGGTACGGGTCTTGAGTATGCGTTCAAAGAATCTGTGGAACTTCGTGCCGGATATTATCGTGATTCTCAGGATAAAGGGGATAGGCGTTACTTTACAACCGGATTAGGATTGCGCTATCGGGTGATCAGTCTGGATCTGGCCTATCTGCTTCCCTCAGGCACAAAACCTGGACGTACCCATCCGCTACAAGAAACCTTAAGAGTGGGGCTGCAACTTAGGTTTGGAGGCAAAGTGTAG
- a CDS encoding glycerophosphodiester phosphodiesterase family protein, with translation MRNLFLLLLVIGAYACSPSEVTYEEYVPDYSIQKQALASLLEEHPIEVVVHRGANHLAPENTFAAAVKAIELGVDYVEIDVHRSLDGVHYIMHDLGLGRTTDGWGPILLRKSAYIDQLDAGSWFGEAYAGEKVPRLEEYLRWIKGKAKVYLDVKTADLEEVVRLIHELEMEQDTFFWFWSDNMLEEFRAMAPELRIKINAHSVEEIIEAKEEYGANIIECDVAEISPEMVHICDSLGIQIMAYATTNTKEEFRAVIQSHADLVNLDKPSLYLEVLQNVRDSLKVLQQ, from the coding sequence ATGCGAAATTTATTCCTATTGTTATTGGTCATAGGTGCTTATGCCTGCTCACCTTCAGAAGTAACATACGAGGAATATGTTCCTGATTACAGTATACAAAAGCAAGCGCTGGCCAGCTTATTAGAAGAGCATCCTATTGAGGTAGTGGTGCATCGTGGGGCCAATCATCTTGCTCCGGAGAATACTTTTGCGGCAGCAGTCAAAGCCATAGAACTGGGTGTAGACTATGTGGAAATTGATGTGCACCGCAGCCTGGATGGGGTCCATTATATCATGCACGACCTGGGCTTGGGGCGTACTACTGATGGCTGGGGACCTATCCTGCTTAGGAAATCAGCCTATATTGATCAGTTGGATGCAGGAAGTTGGTTTGGTGAGGCGTATGCCGGAGAGAAAGTACCGCGCCTGGAAGAGTATCTACGCTGGATCAAAGGAAAAGCTAAAGTTTATCTGGATGTAAAAACCGCTGATCTGGAAGAGGTAGTCAGACTTATACACGAATTGGAGATGGAACAAGATACCTTCTTTTGGTTTTGGAGCGACAATATGCTGGAAGAATTCAGAGCAATGGCGCCTGAACTCAGGATTAAGATCAATGCGCATTCAGTAGAAGAAATAATAGAGGCCAAAGAAGAGTACGGTGCTAACATTATAGAATGTGATGTAGCGGAAATTTCTCCCGAGATGGTACACATCTGTGATTCGTTGGGCATACAGATTATGGCATACGCCACTACCAACACAAAAGAAGAGTTCAGGGCAGTGATACAATCCCATGCAGATTTAGTCAATCTGGACAAGCCTAGTCTGTATCTGGAAGTGCTGCAAAATGTGCGAGATTCCTTGAAAGTCTTACAACAGTAA
- the metH gene encoding methionine synthase, producing MSNSTRIEDSFVAKITKDHGIPDMRLSGLEPLVVNETTGFVNVGERTNVTGSRMFARLITEEKYEEAIEVARDQVEGGAQIIDINMDEGMLDSAACMVKFVNLISSEPDIARVPLMIDSSKWPVIEAGLKCAQGKSVVNSISLKEGEENFIRQAKKIKMYGAAVIVMAFDEQGQADNYDRRIEIAQRSYDVLVNKVKFPPQDIIFDLNIFPVATGMEEHRQNAIDFFRATKWVRENLPGVHVSGGVSNVSFSFRGNNPVREAMHTAFLYHARRAGMDMGIVNPSMLEVYDSIPKDLLELVEDVLLDRKDDATERLLDFAEQIKDKGKTKKKDDKEWRSLPLTKRMEHALVKGIVEFIEQDVEEARQIYDKPIEVIEGPLMDGMNIVGDLFGSGKMFLPQVVKSARVMKKGVAYLIPYIEEEKEKSGTVQEAKGKILMATVKGDVHDIGKNIVSVVLACNNYDVVDMGVMVPAEDILAKAKEEQVNVIGLSGLITPSLDEMVNVAEMMEREGFTLPLLIGGATTSKIHTAVKIEPYYSGPVIHVLDASRSVPVVSNLLNKKNREAYAQQIREEYQEMRDRHSKKKTTKNFVSIEEARADKFETDWASREIVKPTFLGFRTFDDYSLEELSHYIDWTPFFLTWELAGKFPKILDDEIVGEQARILYKDAQNMLKKVIDEKLLQAKAVIGFFPANTVDDDDTELYHFDAQGNEDRTQVLTTLHHLRQQTKKAKGKDYMCLADFVAPKESGKADYVGGFAVTTGIGCDEVAKAYEEDHDDYNSIMIKAIADRLAEAFAELMHKRVRREFWGYASDEQLDNDSLIKEQYQGIRPAPGYPACPDHTEKDTLFKLLDATENTGISLTESFAMFPAASVSGWYFSHPDAKYFGISKLDKDQVEDYAKRKGMDLATMEKWLGANLGYDPRQK from the coding sequence ATGAGCAATAGCACGAGAATTGAAGATTCATTTGTAGCCAAAATCACCAAGGACCATGGCATACCGGATATGCGCCTCAGTGGCCTGGAGCCATTGGTGGTCAATGAAACTACCGGATTTGTCAATGTCGGAGAAAGGACAAATGTAACGGGCTCACGGATGTTTGCCCGCCTGATTACCGAGGAGAAGTACGAAGAAGCGATTGAAGTAGCCCGCGATCAGGTAGAAGGCGGGGCACAGATCATCGACATCAATATGGATGAGGGTATGCTGGATAGCGCAGCCTGTATGGTCAAATTCGTCAACCTTATTTCATCTGAACCGGATATTGCCCGAGTACCCCTGATGATTGACTCCTCCAAATGGCCGGTGATAGAAGCAGGACTCAAGTGTGCGCAAGGTAAGTCAGTAGTCAACTCCATCAGTCTCAAAGAAGGAGAGGAAAATTTTATTCGGCAAGCCAAAAAGATAAAGATGTACGGAGCAGCCGTCATTGTGATGGCTTTTGATGAGCAGGGACAAGCTGATAATTATGACCGCCGCATTGAAATTGCGCAACGCTCTTATGATGTTTTGGTCAACAAGGTTAAATTTCCTCCTCAGGATATTATCTTCGATCTTAATATATTTCCAGTCGCCACGGGTATGGAGGAACACCGCCAAAATGCGATTGACTTCTTCCGTGCTACCAAATGGGTGCGGGAGAACCTGCCCGGCGTACATGTAAGCGGAGGTGTCAGCAATGTATCTTTCTCTTTCCGGGGCAATAACCCGGTACGGGAAGCCATGCATACTGCCTTTTTGTACCATGCCCGCCGTGCTGGTATGGATATGGGCATCGTAAATCCCAGTATGCTTGAGGTATATGACAGCATCCCCAAAGATCTGCTGGAACTGGTGGAAGATGTGTTGCTGGACAGAAAAGATGATGCCACCGAACGTTTACTTGATTTTGCCGAACAAATCAAAGACAAAGGCAAAACCAAAAAGAAAGATGACAAAGAGTGGAGGAGTCTGCCTCTGACCAAGAGAATGGAGCATGCGCTGGTCAAGGGTATCGTGGAGTTTATTGAACAGGATGTGGAAGAAGCCCGGCAGATATATGACAAACCTATTGAAGTGATTGAAGGCCCGCTGATGGATGGTATGAATATCGTTGGGGATCTTTTCGGCTCTGGTAAGATGTTTCTTCCTCAGGTGGTAAAAAGTGCCCGGGTAATGAAAAAAGGGGTTGCCTACCTGATTCCATATATCGAAGAGGAAAAAGAAAAATCCGGTACTGTCCAGGAAGCTAAAGGAAAAATCCTGATGGCTACCGTGAAAGGCGACGTACACGACATCGGTAAAAACATTGTCAGCGTAGTGCTGGCTTGCAATAACTATGATGTGGTGGACATGGGCGTGATGGTTCCGGCAGAGGATATCCTTGCCAAAGCCAAAGAAGAGCAGGTCAATGTTATTGGCTTAAGTGGGCTGATCACCCCCTCGCTGGATGAGATGGTCAACGTAGCTGAGATGATGGAAAGAGAAGGTTTTACACTTCCTCTGCTGATTGGTGGCGCCACTACTTCTAAGATTCATACCGCCGTAAAAATAGAGCCATACTATAGTGGCCCGGTGATTCATGTTTTGGATGCATCCCGCTCTGTGCCAGTAGTCAGTAATCTGCTCAATAAAAAGAACCGTGAAGCTTATGCACAGCAAATCAGGGAAGAATACCAGGAGATGCGTGACAGGCACTCTAAGAAGAAGACCACCAAGAATTTTGTGTCCATAGAAGAAGCGCGGGCTGATAAGTTTGAGACCGACTGGGCTTCCCGTGAGATTGTAAAACCCACTTTTCTGGGTTTCCGCACTTTTGACGACTACTCTCTGGAAGAACTCAGCCACTACATAGACTGGACTCCCTTCTTTCTGACCTGGGAACTGGCAGGTAAATTTCCTAAAATTCTGGACGATGAAATTGTGGGTGAGCAGGCACGCATTCTTTATAAAGATGCTCAGAACATGCTGAAGAAGGTGATTGATGAAAAACTCCTCCAGGCAAAAGCAGTCATCGGCTTTTTCCCTGCCAATACAGTCGATGATGACGATACTGAGCTTTACCATTTTGATGCGCAGGGAAATGAAGATCGCACCCAGGTACTTACTACCCTGCACCACTTGCGACAACAAACCAAGAAAGCCAAGGGCAAAGATTATATGTGCCTGGCTGACTTTGTAGCACCCAAAGAAAGCGGAAAAGCGGATTATGTCGGAGGCTTTGCAGTGACGACAGGCATTGGCTGTGATGAAGTGGCCAAAGCTTATGAAGAAGACCATGATGACTACAATTCAATTATGATCAAAGCCATTGCCGATCGTCTGGCAGAAGCTTTTGCAGAACTGATGCATAAGCGGGTTCGTAGAGAGTTTTGGGGCTATGCATCCGACGAACAATTGGACAATGACTCCCTGATCAAAGAGCAGTATCAGGGGATACGACCAGCACCAGGCTATCCTGCTTGCCCTGATCATACTGAAAAGGATACACTCTTCAAGCTATTGGATGCTACTGAAAACACTGGCATATCTCTTACAGAAAGTTTTGCTATGTTTCCTGCGGCTTCAGTCAGTGGCTGGTATTTCTCTCACCCTGATGCTAAATATTTTGGCATTTCCAAACTAGACAAGGATCAGGTAGAGGATTATGCAAAACGCAAGGGGATGGACTTAGCTACGATGGAGAAATGGCTGGGGGCAAACTTAGGGTATGATCCACGACAAAAATAA
- a CDS encoding carboxypeptidase-like regulatory domain-containing protein yields the protein MLNFHTQLLAQSKEASISGRITDENNEELPNATVKIRNDAIRFNSNLQDNYNLMVNYARGLKTDDGSQIFFLVIG from the coding sequence ATGTTGAACTTCCATACTCAACTGTTAGCACAGAGTAAAGAAGCTTCCATTTCCGGAAGAATTACCGATGAAAACAATGAAGAGCTTCCCAACGCTACTGTAAAAATTAGAAATGACGCTATTAGGTTTAATAGCAATCTGCAAGATAATTACAACTTGATGGTGAACTACGCTAGAGGGCTTAAAACTGATGATGGGTCTCAAATATTCTTTTTAGTAATAGGCTAA